In a genomic window of Gemmatimonadetes bacterium T265:
- a CDS encoding outer membrane efflux protein: MSRLLRSAAPGVALVLAGACAVGPSTRVNTAVAPVVGPTAAATPAGTRALLDSLAVVRADEHAGAGASGVGTSGAGGSGVPGAPATGDATRPLWAPARLATDTARELRWLDVLRDPTLVALVGDAVANNRDLRVAQARIREYRAALGVARSSFFPQVTATAARSTNRTVFGPLGFRYNATQVVGDASLELDVWGRIRRNTEAARLDLGAQQEDLRQTTLTLVGDVATAYLQIRELDENLAVADQTVASRRATLDIARRRFQQGVTSELDVRTFEAELAAPATQVATLALQRTQQENQLALLLGRGPTPIPRGRPLAEVVAAVTVPDSVPGAIIADRPDVRAAARALQASIARVGAAVANRLPTVTLSGDYGTQQPGYRNLFRQSGELYTAQAGLSIPLFTGGRLAAEEREARARADEARGQYEQTVYTAQREINDALAGVRLGRDQLVAQATQAQALQRAFAIAQARYRSGVSTYLEVLDAQRQLFAAQLALVQDERQYLVATVDLYRALGGGRDVVPR; this comes from the coding sequence ATGTCGCGCCTCCTACGGTCCGCGGCGCCCGGCGTCGCCCTCGTCCTGGCCGGCGCCTGCGCCGTCGGTCCCTCGACGCGCGTGAACACCGCGGTCGCGCCGGTGGTCGGCCCGACCGCCGCGGCGACGCCGGCCGGCACGCGCGCGCTCCTCGACTCGCTCGCGGTGGTCCGCGCGGACGAACACGCCGGCGCGGGCGCGTCCGGCGTGGGCACGTCCGGCGCGGGCGGGTCGGGTGTTCCCGGCGCGCCGGCGACCGGCGACGCGACGCGCCCGCTCTGGGCGCCGGCGCGGCTCGCCACCGACACGGCGCGCGAGCTGCGCTGGCTCGACGTGCTGCGCGACCCGACGCTCGTCGCGCTCGTCGGCGACGCGGTCGCGAACAACCGCGACCTCCGCGTCGCGCAGGCGCGGATCCGCGAGTACCGCGCGGCGTTGGGCGTCGCCCGCAGCAGCTTCTTCCCGCAGGTCACCGCGACCGCCGCGCGCTCGACCAACCGGACGGTATTCGGTCCGTTAGGCTTCAGGTACAACGCGACGCAGGTCGTCGGCGACGCGTCGCTCGAGCTCGACGTGTGGGGCCGGATCCGCCGCAACACCGAGGCGGCGCGCTTGGACCTCGGCGCGCAGCAGGAGGACCTGCGCCAGACCACGCTGACGCTCGTCGGCGACGTCGCGACCGCGTACCTCCAGATCCGCGAACTCGACGAGAACCTCGCGGTCGCCGACCAGACCGTGGCGTCGCGCCGCGCGACGCTCGACATCGCCCGGCGCCGCTTCCAGCAGGGCGTGACGTCGGAGCTGGACGTGCGCACCTTCGAGGCGGAGCTCGCCGCTCCGGCCACGCAGGTCGCCACGCTCGCGCTGCAGCGCACGCAGCAGGAGAACCAGCTCGCGCTCCTGCTCGGGCGCGGGCCGACGCCGATCCCGCGCGGGCGGCCGCTGGCCGAGGTCGTCGCGGCGGTGACCGTGCCGGACTCCGTCCCGGGCGCGATCATCGCGGACCGGCCCGACGTGCGGGCGGCCGCGCGCGCACTCCAGGCGTCGATCGCGCGCGTCGGCGCGGCGGTCGCGAACCGCCTACCCACGGTCACCCTGAGCGGCGACTACGGCACGCAGCAGCCCGGCTACCGCAACCTGTTCCGCCAGTCGGGCGAGCTCTACACCGCGCAGGCCGGCCTCTCGATCCCGCTCTTCACCGGCGGGCGCCTCGCGGCGGAGGAGCGCGAGGCGCGGGCGCGGGCGGACGAGGCGCGCGGGCAGTACGAGCAGACCGTGTACACGGCGCAGCGCGAGATCAACGACGCGCTCGCCGGCGTGCGGCTCGGCCGCGACCAGCTCGTCGCGCAGGCGACCCAGGCGCAGGCGCTCCAGCGCGCGTTCGCGATCGCACAGGCGCGCTACCGGAGCGGCGTGTCGACGTACCTCGAGGTGCTCGACGCGCAGCGACAGCTGTTCGCCGCCCAGCTCGCGCTCGTGCAGGACGAGCGGCAGTACCTGGTCGCGACCGTGGACCTGTACCGCGCGCTCGGCGGCGGGAGGGACGTGGTACCGCGCTGA
- a CDS encoding multidrug efflux RND transporter permease subunit: MSAAPRNGTPNGAASNGTGSNGSHGANGAPPAAAPAAVREYLFVRRPVLAIVISAAVTLLGLIAMLALPINRYPQITPPSIQVVAVYPGASAQDVATSVAAPIEQQLNGLNGLLYYKSSNSSDGVMNLSVTFDIARDQDLAAVDVQNAISVASPQLPAAVRQNGITVTKANADILMVGALTSSNPGDGAAYLTNYGKLYVENEMKRLPGVGDASFFSPLDFSMLLSLDPEKMAQLGITVDDVQAAVQQQNATQPGGRLGREPSPAGTQLTIPVATSGQLTTPEQFGAIIVRALPNGSLVRVRDIASVHLGSRQYDISGRLNGKETALFGVYARPGANNLAVKAAVVARMNELAKAFPAGVRWTIPFDTTPFINESIREVIITLAEAMGLVTLVVFVFLQSWRATLIPVLAVPVSIIGTFLGIAALGFTINTLTLFGMVLAIGIVVDDAIVVIENVERIMSTEHVSARVATNRAMGQISGALIAIVLVLCSVFIPVAFVPGITGAMYKQFAVTLVFAVLLSGMVALTLTPALCSLLLKETPEGETHGRFFTWFNKRFGSLTNGYLRAAGGVVRRPRVWYPVFAMAVALIAVLFRRVPSGFVPSEDKGYFALSVQLPDAASLQRTIATVQQVEQIARAEPAVKDVVAIAGLDLLTTSNQTNTATIFVGLKPWGERGPGEDVESILARVNGKLFGLKQAIGFGFNLPEIPGLGTTAGLEMNLQQRSGTDIAAFGGAVHQFVQDANKVATQGANGGVRTDVPQLFVHVDEDAARARGVGTSSVFATLQTMLSTLYINDFTLYGRPYRVQAEAQQQFRQTPEDVGRFYVRGAGGAMIPVSALVTTEMRSAPSLLTRFNGFPSATITGTPRPGESSGQMLAGVEKLLNDKYASQGIGFAYSGESYQEQASGGTSTRVLGLALVLVFLVLAAQYESWTVPFAVLLGVPFGLLGAVAAVWLRGMPNDVYFQVGLFAVIGLAAKNAILIVEFATELVARGASVKEAALEAARERFRPILMTSLAFILGVSPLIVASGAGAGSRHSLGTSVFFGMLGATTLGVFFIPLFYSTIRGFVARRAGGASTAGPGAVPGAPSSAPPAVAPGAPVPALAAVRGS; encoded by the coding sequence GTGAGCGCCGCGCCGCGCAACGGGACGCCTAACGGCGCCGCGTCCAACGGTACCGGGTCCAACGGCTCGCACGGTGCGAACGGCGCACCGCCGGCCGCCGCGCCGGCCGCCGTTCGCGAGTACCTCTTCGTCCGCCGCCCCGTCCTCGCCATCGTCATCTCGGCGGCCGTGACGCTGCTCGGCCTGATCGCGATGCTCGCGCTGCCGATCAACCGCTACCCGCAGATCACGCCGCCGTCGATCCAGGTGGTCGCGGTCTACCCGGGCGCGAGCGCGCAGGACGTCGCCACCTCGGTGGCCGCCCCGATCGAGCAGCAGCTCAACGGCCTGAACGGGCTGCTCTACTATAAGTCGTCGAACTCGAGCGACGGGGTGATGAACCTGTCGGTCACCTTCGACATCGCGCGCGACCAGGACCTGGCCGCGGTCGACGTGCAGAACGCGATCTCGGTCGCCAGCCCGCAGCTCCCCGCGGCCGTGCGGCAGAACGGCATCACCGTGACCAAGGCCAACGCCGACATCCTCATGGTCGGCGCGCTCACGTCGAGCAACCCGGGCGACGGCGCCGCGTACCTCACCAACTACGGCAAGCTGTACGTCGAGAACGAGATGAAGCGCCTGCCCGGCGTGGGCGACGCGAGCTTCTTCTCGCCGCTCGACTTCTCGATGCTCCTGAGCCTCGATCCCGAGAAGATGGCGCAGCTCGGGATCACGGTCGACGACGTGCAGGCCGCGGTCCAGCAGCAGAACGCCACGCAGCCCGGCGGCCGGCTCGGCCGCGAGCCGTCGCCCGCGGGCACGCAGCTGACGATCCCCGTCGCGACGAGCGGCCAGCTTACCACGCCCGAGCAATTCGGCGCGATCATCGTGCGCGCGTTGCCTAACGGATCGCTCGTCCGCGTGCGCGACATCGCGAGCGTGCACCTCGGCTCGCGCCAGTACGACATCTCGGGGCGGCTGAACGGCAAGGAGACCGCGCTCTTCGGCGTCTACGCCCGCCCGGGCGCGAACAACCTCGCGGTCAAGGCCGCCGTGGTCGCGCGCATGAACGAGCTCGCCAAGGCGTTCCCGGCCGGCGTGCGCTGGACGATCCCGTTCGACACCACCCCGTTCATCAACGAGAGCATCCGCGAGGTGATCATCACGCTCGCCGAGGCGATGGGGCTGGTGACGCTCGTGGTGTTCGTCTTCCTGCAGAGCTGGCGCGCGACGCTGATCCCGGTGCTCGCCGTGCCGGTCAGCATCATCGGCACCTTCCTCGGCATCGCCGCGCTCGGCTTCACGATCAACACGCTGACGCTCTTCGGGATGGTGCTCGCGATCGGCATCGTCGTCGACGACGCGATCGTCGTGATCGAGAACGTCGAGCGCATCATGTCGACCGAGCACGTCTCGGCCCGCGTCGCGACCAACCGCGCGATGGGGCAGATCTCGGGCGCGCTGATCGCGATCGTGCTGGTGCTCTGCTCGGTGTTCATCCCGGTGGCCTTCGTGCCCGGGATCACGGGCGCGATGTACAAGCAGTTCGCCGTCACGCTCGTCTTCGCGGTGTTGCTCTCGGGCATGGTCGCGCTGACGCTGACGCCCGCGCTCTGCTCGCTGCTGCTCAAGGAGACGCCCGAGGGCGAGACGCACGGCCGCTTCTTCACGTGGTTCAACAAGCGGTTCGGCTCGCTGACCAACGGCTACCTGCGCGCCGCGGGCGGCGTGGTGCGCCGGCCGCGCGTGTGGTACCCGGTGTTCGCGATGGCCGTGGCGCTCATCGCGGTGCTCTTCCGCCGCGTGCCGAGCGGGTTCGTGCCGAGCGAGGACAAGGGCTACTTCGCGCTCTCCGTGCAGCTGCCCGACGCGGCGTCGCTGCAGCGCACGATCGCCACGGTGCAGCAGGTGGAGCAGATCGCGCGCGCGGAGCCCGCGGTGAAGGACGTGGTCGCGATCGCGGGGCTCGACCTGCTCACCACCTCCAACCAGACGAACACGGCGACGATCTTCGTCGGCCTCAAGCCGTGGGGCGAGCGCGGCCCGGGGGAGGACGTCGAGAGCATCCTCGCGCGCGTCAACGGCAAGCTGTTCGGGCTGAAGCAGGCGATCGGCTTCGGGTTCAACCTGCCCGAAATCCCCGGGCTCGGCACGACGGCCGGGCTGGAGATGAACCTGCAGCAGCGCTCGGGCACCGACATCGCCGCGTTCGGCGGCGCGGTGCACCAGTTCGTCCAGGACGCGAACAAGGTCGCCACGCAGGGTGCCAACGGCGGCGTGCGCACCGACGTGCCGCAGCTCTTCGTGCACGTCGACGAGGACGCGGCGCGGGCGCGCGGGGTGGGGACGTCGTCGGTGTTCGCGACGCTGCAGACGATGCTCTCGACGCTCTACATCAACGACTTCACGCTCTACGGCCGCCCGTACCGCGTGCAGGCCGAGGCGCAGCAGCAGTTCCGGCAGACGCCCGAGGACGTGGGGCGCTTCTACGTGCGGGGCGCGGGCGGCGCGATGATCCCGGTCTCCGCGCTCGTCACGACTGAGATGCGGAGCGCGCCGAGCCTGCTGACGCGCTTCAACGGCTTCCCGTCGGCGACGATCACCGGCACGCCCAGGCCCGGCGAGAGCTCGGGGCAGATGCTCGCCGGCGTCGAGAAGCTGCTCAACGACAAGTACGCGTCGCAGGGCATCGGCTTCGCCTACAGCGGCGAGAGCTACCAGGAGCAGGCGTCCGGCGGGACGAGCACGCGCGTGCTCGGGCTCGCGCTGGTGCTCGTCTTCCTAGTCCTCGCCGCGCAGTACGAGAGCTGGACGGTGCCGTTCGCGGTCCTGTTAGGCGTGCCGTTCGGGCTCCTGGGCGCGGTGGCGGCGGTGTGGCTGCGCGGGATGCCCAACGACGTGTACTTCCAGGTCGGGCTGTTCGCGGTGATCGGCCTCGCGGCCAAGAACGCGATCCTGATCGTGGAGTTCGCGACCGAGCTCGTCGCGCGGGGCGCGTCGGTGAAGGAGGCGGCGCTCGAGGCGGCGCGCGAGCGCTTCCGTCCGATCCTGATGACGTCGCTCGCCTTCATCCTCGGCGTCTCGCCGCTCATCGTCGCGAGCGGCGCGGGGGCGGGGAGCCGGCACTCGTTGGGCACGAGCGTGTTCTTTGGGATGCTCGGCGCGACGACGCTCGGCGTCTTTTTCATCCCGCTGTTTTACAGCACCATCCGCGGATTCGTCGCGCGGCGGGCGGGCGGGGCGTCGACCGCGGGGCCGGGCGCGGTGCCCGGGGCGCCGTCGAGCGCGCCCCCGGCCGTTGCCCCCGGCGCGCCGGTCCCGGCGCTCGCCGCCGTGCGGGGGAGCTGA
- a CDS encoding HicB family protein produces the protein MSVSDAYKYELIVYWSAADGAFVVDVPELPELPGCAAHGATPSAAVASAQEAIGLWIETAREFGDAVPEPKGRRLLLA, from the coding sequence ATGAGCGTGAGCGACGCGTACAAGTACGAGTTGATTGTCTACTGGAGCGCGGCAGACGGCGCCTTCGTCGTGGACGTGCCCGAGCTGCCCGAGCTGCCCGGGTGCGCCGCGCACGGCGCCACGCCGAGCGCGGCCGTAGCGAGTGCGCAGGAGGCGATCGGGCTCTGGATCGAGACGGCGCGCGAGTTCGGTGACGCGGTGCCCGAGCCGAAGGGGCGGCGGCTGCTACTCGCGTGA
- a CDS encoding toxin HicA yields the protein MGRHEKLLAQILGGRADANVGFDALRALLRHLGFEERTRGSHHVFRRAGVAALINLQRDGDKATVYPVRQVRAILVEHGLTAGEPPDPAEGE from the coding sequence ATGGGCCGCCACGAGAAGCTCCTCGCGCAGATCCTGGGCGGGCGCGCGGACGCGAACGTCGGCTTCGACGCGCTCCGGGCGTTGTTGCGGCACCTCGGTTTCGAGGAACGCACCCGCGGCAGCCATCACGTGTTCCGGCGCGCCGGGGTGGCAGCCCTGATCAACTTGCAGCGCGACGGCGACAAGGCGACGGTGTACCCGGTGCGGCAGGTCCGCGCGATCTTGGTCGAGCACGGCCTCACCGCCGGCGAGCCGCCCGACCCAGCGGAGGGGGAATGA
- a CDS encoding MexX family efflux pump subunit (frameshifted, deletion at around 10827;~possible pseudo due to internal stop codon), producing the protein MPPAAPAPAARTQRDLPSARETFMRIPFMHVPFGPTPRRLLLGAAAAALAGCQQAKSAPPPPPPAEVSVVTATPQTTEEPLEFEGQVRAFRTVQVRAQVSGVITARPFTEGTEVRAGDVLYRIDPTTYDADYRGSVARAAQAQAQLSNAQTNAGRLRPLLADNAVARQDVDNAESGVAQYRAALADARATVDRSRKSLSETVVRAEISGRVGRALLDLGTRVTGPGDVLTTVDVVDPVYVSFRPSARQLLRWRRDPALARAIAPGGAARVEAVLADGHPFPGEGRIGYVDPVVDSATGTQEYRATFVHPRALLVPGQFVRVRLRGLERRDAILVPQRAVIEQMGRQTVYVVDSSNKIVARQVTATGWSGGDWLIEQGLAPGERVVVDGVQKIGPGAPVRPTPLAAAAAGGSAATTPPAAAARSGS; encoded by the coding sequence ATGCCGCCCGCGGCGCCCGCGCCCGCCGCCCGCACCCAACGCGACCTCCCTTCGGCCCGTGAGACCTTCATGCGTATCCCATTCATGCACGTCCCGTTCGGCCCCACCCCGCGCCGGCTGTTGTTAGGCGCGGCCGCCGCGGCGCTCGCCGGCTGTCAGCAGGCGAAGTCGGCCCCGCCCCCCCCGCCGCCCGCCGAGGTGTCGGTGGTCACGGCGACCCCGCAGACCACCGAGGAGCCGCTCGAGTTCGAGGGGCAGGTGCGGGCGTTCCGCACCGTGCAGGTGCGCGCGCAGGTCAGCGGCGTGATCACCGCGCGCCCGTTCACCGAGGGGACCGAGGTCCGCGCGGGCGACGTGCTCTACCGCATCGACCCGACGACGTACGACGCCGACTACCGCGGCTCCGTCGCGCGCGCGGCGCAGGCGCAGGCGCAGCTGTCCAACGCGCAGACGAACGCCGGCCGCCTGCGCCCGCTGCTCGCCGACAACGCCGTCGCGCGGCAGGACGTCGACAACGCGGAGTCGGGCGTGGCGCAGTACCGCGCCGCGCTCGCCGACGCGCGCGCGACGGTCGACCGCTCGCGCAAGAGCCTGAGCGAGACCGTCGTGCGCGCGGAGATCTCGGGGCGGGTCGGCCGCGCGCTGCTCGACCTCGGGACGCGCGTGACCGGGCCGGGCGACGTCCTCACCACCGTCGACGTCGTCGATCCGGTGTACGTCAGCTTCCGCCCCTCCGCCCGCCAGCTGCTGCGCTGGCGGCGCGACCCGGCGCTCGCGCGCGCGATCGCGCCCGGCGGTGCGGCCCGCGTCGAGGCGGTGCTCGCCGACGGGCACCCGTTCCCGGGCGAGGGGCGCATCGGCTACGTCGACCCCGTGGTCGACTCGGCCACCGGCACGCAGGAGTACCGCGCGACGTTCGTGCACCCCCGCGCGCTGCTGGTCCCGGGGCAGTTCGTGCGCGTGCGGCTGCGTGGGCTCGAGCGGCGGGACGCCATCCTCGTGCCCCAGCGGGCCGTGATCGAACAGATGGGGCGGCAGACCGTGTACGTGGTCGACTCGTCCAACAAGATCGTGGCGCGGCAGGTGACCGCCACCGGCTGGTCGGGCGGCGACTGGCTCATCGAGCAGGGCCTCGCGCCGGGCGAGCGCGTCGTCGTCGACGGCGTGCAGAAGATCGGCCCGGGCGCGCCCGTGCGCCCGACCCCGCTCGCGGCGGCCGCGGCCGGCGGGTCGGCCGCGACCACCCCGCCGGCCGCGGCCGCCCGGAGTGGCTCGTGA